A genomic segment from Methanolobus zinderi encodes:
- the tpiA gene encoding triose-phosphate isomerase: MSSTLIVLNLKTYLEGTGEGAVKVAQACKEVADDCGIEIGVAPQFCDIYRVASQVDLPVYSQSLDPVGAGSFTGHAFVQSIKDAGAVGTLINHSECRLTLANIDASITTAKDAGLKTIVCTNNVATSAAAAALGPDYVAVEPPELIGSGIPVSKADPEVVTGSVEAVKRIDPAVQVLCGAGISKGEDLAAALELGSVGVLLASGIVKAADPKAALEDLVSKV, from the coding sequence TTGAGTTCTACACTAATTGTCCTGAACCTTAAGACTTATCTTGAAGGAACAGGCGAAGGCGCCGTAAAAGTTGCACAGGCATGTAAGGAAGTTGCAGATGACTGCGGAATAGAGATCGGTGTTGCACCCCAGTTCTGCGACATCTACAGGGTAGCATCACAGGTCGACCTGCCGGTTTACTCGCAGAGTCTTGACCCCGTAGGAGCAGGCAGCTTTACAGGACATGCATTCGTCCAGTCAATTAAAGATGCAGGCGCAGTCGGAACCCTCATTAACCACTCCGAATGCCGTCTTACACTTGCAAACATTGATGCATCCATCACAACAGCAAAGGATGCAGGACTCAAAACAATAGTCTGCACCAACAACGTTGCAACTTCAGCCGCAGCAGCAGCACTCGGCCCGGATTACGTTGCAGTCGAACCACCAGAGCTTATCGGCTCTGGCATCCCGGTATCAAAAGCAGACCCTGAGGTCGTCACAGGTTCAGTAGAAGCGGTCAAGAGGATCGACCCCGCAGTTCAGGTTCTATGCGGTGCGGGTATCTCAAAAGGTGAGGACCTTGCAGCAGCTCTTGAACTTGGTTCAGTTGGCGTTTTGCTGGCATCAGGTATTGTAAAGGCCGCTGATCCAAAGGCTGCGCTTGAAGACCTTGTGAGTAAGGTCTGA
- a CDS encoding prephenate dehydrogenase, which produces MKVLIIGGTGEMGQWFTPFFRNHGYEVVVWGSSGKVEVAERMGVEFAHDLDAAISTSDIVIVTVPINITEKVISETAPKMKSGSLLMDFTSLKVGPTEAMKKYAPEDVEILGTHPMFGPSIPSLHGQIFILTPINGRCEKWFPVMHSLFEDNGAHIEVISPAEHDRFVSVVQGLTHFAYITIGTTFDSLDFSVNESRRFMSPVYDIMLDFVGRIIGQNPYLYAYIQMENPEVPRVHDAFMQQCSEMSSIVRKKDVEAFTAKMKEAAVHFGDTASALRRSDKLINSKIAEFDRLLDSIGQEIGVRHIYSGIVHTGFVDKVTPRTVVLDSGSKMIPLKIENIRLLNEEEMHQWKLDNLEHHLRDISVLIPEEADEKIIMELISCNEDIVSVEIIDRYDGIEGTERLSVTYRVMIMGDIEPEKVHHEIERQLTGIGCTIRGQSN; this is translated from the coding sequence TTGAAAGTCCTTATCATAGGCGGTACCGGTGAAATGGGACAGTGGTTCACCCCTTTTTTCAGGAACCACGGTTACGAAGTGGTTGTCTGGGGCAGCAGCGGGAAAGTTGAGGTAGCAGAGCGAATGGGAGTTGAGTTTGCCCATGACCTTGATGCTGCAATAAGCACCAGCGACATCGTGATCGTAACTGTACCCATCAACATCACCGAGAAGGTAATCAGTGAAACCGCACCTAAAATGAAGAGTGGAAGCCTCTTGATGGATTTCACATCCCTTAAGGTCGGACCCACTGAGGCCATGAAGAAGTACGCTCCTGAGGATGTGGAGATACTCGGTACCCACCCTATGTTCGGACCATCCATTCCTAGTTTACATGGCCAGATATTCATTTTAACACCAATAAACGGTCGATGTGAGAAATGGTTCCCTGTGATGCACTCACTTTTCGAGGACAACGGAGCACACATCGAGGTGATAAGCCCTGCTGAGCACGACAGATTCGTTTCCGTTGTGCAGGGACTGACACACTTTGCTTACATCACCATCGGCACGACCTTTGACAGCCTTGATTTCAGCGTGAACGAGTCAAGGAGATTCATGAGTCCGGTCTACGACATCATGCTTGATTTCGTTGGCAGGATAATTGGGCAGAACCCATACCTCTACGCATACATCCAGATGGAGAACCCGGAAGTGCCCAGGGTGCACGACGCTTTCATGCAGCAGTGCAGTGAGATGTCATCCATTGTCAGGAAAAAGGACGTCGAAGCCTTCACTGCTAAAATGAAGGAGGCAGCAGTACATTTCGGAGATACCGCATCTGCACTGCGCCGCTCGGACAAGCTCATTAACTCAAAGATTGCAGAGTTTGACAGGCTGCTTGATTCCATTGGACAGGAAATTGGAGTCAGGCACATCTATTCGGGAATCGTGCACACCGGTTTCGTCGATAAGGTTACACCCAGAACCGTTGTGCTGGATAGTGGGAGCAAGATGATACCTCTTAAGATAGAGAACATCCGCCTGTTGAATGAAGAGGAAATGCATCAATGGAAGCTGGATAATCTCGAACATCATTTAAGAGACATATCTGTGCTGATACCTGAGGAAGCGGATGAGAAAATTATCATGGAACTTATTTCCTGTAATGAGGATATCGTTTCTGTTGAGATCATTGACAGGTATGATGGAATCGAGGGAACTGAACGCCTTAGTGTGACATACCGTGTAATGATAATGGGCGATATTGAGCCGGAAAAAGTGCATCATGAAATAGAAAGGCAGCTGACAGGCATAGGTTGCACTATTCGTGGACAATCAAATTAA
- the aroE gene encoding shikimate dehydrogenase, with translation MRTVFGVFGDPVAHSKSPDMHNAAFRELDMDCIYHAFRVSPENLKDALLGARAMGFGGVNLTVPLKQEALKIVEADSLAAGIGAINTVDFKDGMKGYNTDGLGAKRTLEEKDVTIKGSNVLIVGAGGASRAIAFQFAKDGADIIIANRTEQKAINLASEVAAVGSARGCGLESIKELIAESDILINCTTLGMHPNTEGTIATAEDMHPDLTVFDIVYNPLETRLLKEAKKAGAKAVTGEMMLIYQGAEAFKIWTGVEPPINVMKKAVLEGL, from the coding sequence TTGAGAACGGTTTTCGGCGTATTCGGTGACCCTGTAGCACACTCAAAGTCCCCTGACATGCATAATGCAGCATTCAGGGAACTTGACATGGATTGCATTTATCATGCTTTCAGAGTCAGTCCCGAGAACCTGAAAGATGCACTTCTCGGAGCCAGAGCCATGGGCTTTGGTGGTGTGAACCTCACCGTCCCGTTGAAACAGGAAGCACTCAAGATCGTTGAAGCCGACTCGCTCGCTGCTGGCATTGGTGCGATCAATACAGTGGATTTCAAGGACGGCATGAAAGGGTACAACACCGACGGCCTTGGAGCAAAGCGTACACTTGAGGAAAAGGATGTTACGATCAAGGGGTCAAACGTGCTGATAGTAGGCGCAGGCGGTGCATCCCGGGCAATAGCATTCCAGTTCGCAAAAGACGGGGCGGACATCATCATTGCCAACAGGACGGAACAAAAGGCAATCAATCTTGCATCTGAGGTCGCAGCAGTTGGCAGTGCCAGAGGATGCGGACTTGAAAGCATTAAGGAACTGATAGCTGAAAGCGACATACTCATCAACTGCACCACTCTTGGGATGCACCCCAATACCGAGGGAACGATTGCAACAGCAGAGGACATGCATCCTGACCTCACCGTATTCGATATAGTTTACAACCCCCTGGAAACCAGGCTTTTGAAGGAAGCTAAAAAAGCAGGAGCTAAAGCTGTCACAGGAGAAATGATGCTCATCTACCAGGGTGCAGAAGCATTCAAAATATGGACCGGCGTGGAGCCTCCGATTAACGTCATGAAAAAAGCAGTATTGGAGGGCCTCTGA
- the aroD gene encoding type I 3-dehydroquinate dehydratase — translation MVKIGNFDLDKRPAIVAVIDDDPAENAKAAKWLGANVLELRLDLLNFSDLDEAKKTIERIKVNTSLPCIATNRLQADGGKWEGSEDERIAFLIDILPFVEAVDIELSAGADQRNKVIEAAKAAEVTVIVSAHDFNETPTVEEMKKILKSAHEAGGDIAKLAVMAKSKQDVLDVLQATADMEKPVCTIAMGEVGKHSRIVAPCYGSRLTYGAIAQAVAPGQIKIHELKSALEILF, via the coding sequence ATGGTTAAGATAGGCAACTTCGACCTTGACAAACGACCTGCAATTGTTGCAGTGATAGACGACGACCCGGCAGAGAATGCAAAGGCAGCAAAGTGGCTGGGTGCCAACGTGCTTGAACTGAGGCTAGATCTTCTCAATTTTTCAGATCTTGATGAGGCTAAGAAGACCATTGAAAGGATAAAAGTGAACACAAGTCTTCCATGTATTGCAACCAATCGATTACAAGCTGATGGTGGCAAATGGGAAGGTAGCGAGGATGAAAGAATTGCATTTCTGATTGACATACTTCCCTTTGTGGAAGCGGTCGATATAGAGCTCAGCGCGGGTGCAGACCAGCGAAATAAGGTCATTGAAGCGGCAAAAGCAGCAGAAGTGACTGTTATTGTTTCCGCCCATGACTTCAATGAGACTCCAACTGTTGAGGAAATGAAGAAGATACTCAAAAGTGCACATGAAGCAGGTGGCGATATTGCAAAACTTGCAGTTATGGCAAAATCAAAGCAGGATGTACTGGATGTGCTGCAGGCAACTGCAGACATGGAAAAGCCGGTGTGCACCATCGCAATGGGAGAGGTCGGCAAGCACAGCCGCATAGTTGCCCCTTGCTACGGTTCACGCCTCACATACGGAGCGATAGCACAAGCCGTTGCACCCGGACAGATTAAGATACACGAACTCAAATCAGCCCTGGAGATACTCTTTTGA
- a CDS encoding 3-dehydroquinate synthase II — protein MNDKIIWIKADEGSWDERKAVVTTGMESGVDAILVDAADVEKVKELGNVKVAAFATNQIEGADIIVVGKGGEGDGTKPLPPDYGGSLDVTTALRLKERGLKVAGYVVIQNKDYENFAAEMGNVCDYLITIGTDWQVIPLENLIAGLQKKDVRLMSGVKTSEEAKLAFETMEHGTDGVLLDTKDLSQIKKTAEIVENAGIQTLPIQTAVVTRVESIGMGDRVCVDTCNLMVRGEGMLVGSQANGMFLVHSESEESPYVASRPFRVNAGAVHAYIKVGEKTRYLSELKAGDEVTIVDGEGKQRTGVVGRVKIERRPLILVEADLNGKIIKNILQNAETIKLVTKDKEPIAVTDLKVGDEILVHSEDIGRHFGMKIEETIIEK, from the coding sequence ATGAATGATAAGATAATCTGGATCAAAGCCGATGAAGGCAGTTGGGATGAACGCAAGGCTGTGGTTACCACCGGAATGGAATCCGGCGTGGATGCCATACTGGTCGATGCTGCGGATGTTGAGAAGGTAAAGGAGCTTGGAAACGTAAAAGTCGCAGCCTTTGCCACGAATCAGATAGAAGGAGCAGACATAATAGTAGTAGGCAAAGGGGGAGAAGGCGACGGAACAAAACCACTGCCACCTGACTATGGCGGTTCTCTTGACGTTACCACTGCCCTGCGCCTGAAAGAGAGAGGACTAAAGGTTGCAGGATATGTTGTCATCCAGAACAAGGATTACGAGAACTTTGCAGCGGAAATGGGAAACGTTTGTGATTATCTGATAACCATAGGCACTGACTGGCAGGTAATTCCTCTTGAGAACCTGATCGCAGGACTGCAGAAAAAGGATGTCAGGCTCATGTCAGGAGTCAAAACCTCTGAGGAAGCAAAGCTTGCCTTCGAGACAATGGAACATGGTACAGATGGTGTACTGCTTGACACAAAGGACCTGAGCCAGATCAAAAAGACAGCAGAAATTGTGGAGAATGCAGGCATCCAGACACTTCCGATCCAGACTGCCGTTGTTACAAGAGTCGAATCCATCGGCATGGGCGACAGGGTCTGTGTGGACACATGCAACCTCATGGTAAGAGGCGAGGGAATGCTTGTGGGCTCACAGGCAAACGGCATGTTCCTTGTGCATTCGGAATCCGAGGAAAGCCCGTATGTGGCATCCCGTCCATTCAGGGTGAATGCAGGTGCTGTACACGCATACATCAAGGTTGGAGAAAAGACACGCTACCTTTCCGAGCTAAAGGCAGGTGACGAGGTCACAATAGTAGACGGTGAAGGGAAGCAGAGAACCGGTGTGGTCGGTCGCGTGAAGATTGAAAGAAGACCGCTCATTCTCGTAGAAGCAGACCTCAACGGCAAGATCATCAAGAACATCCTGCAGAATGCAGAAACTATCAAGCTCGTTACAAAGGACAAGGAACCCATAGCGGTCACCGACCTCAAGGTTGGCGATGAGATACTGGTCCACTCAGAGGATATCGGCCGCCACTTCGGAATGAAGATCGAAGAGACCATAATCGAGAAGTGA
- a CDS encoding 2-amino-3,7-dideoxy-D-threo-hept-6-ulosonate synthase translates to MTEIGKKIRIERIMHRDSRNMVIIPMDHGMSDGPIKGLIDIADSINRVAEGGADAILMQKGMVNHGHRGYGHDIGLIVHMSASTSLGPDPNNKVQVCTVEEVMKMGADAVSIHVNVGSETEADQLQKLGNVARDCNYWGMPLLAMMYPRGKDISNPHDPELVAHAARVGAELGADVIKTNYTGDVDSFKDVVLGCPVPVVIAGGPKTNTDEEFLEMIEGAIEAGARGVAIGRNVFQHDNPTKITKAITEIVHHKTSVEEALEILK, encoded by the coding sequence ATGACTGAAATCGGAAAAAAGATACGCATCGAAAGGATAATGCACAGGGACAGCAGGAACATGGTGATCATACCCATGGACCACGGTATGTCCGACGGACCCATAAAAGGGCTGATTGACATAGCTGATTCTATCAACAGGGTAGCTGAAGGCGGTGCTGATGCTATCCTCATGCAGAAAGGGATGGTCAATCACGGACACAGAGGATATGGACATGATATAGGGCTGATTGTCCACATGAGTGCCTCCACATCCCTGGGACCCGACCCTAACAATAAAGTCCAGGTCTGCACTGTTGAAGAGGTTATGAAAATGGGTGCTGACGCCGTGTCCATACATGTGAACGTGGGATCAGAGACAGAAGCGGACCAGCTTCAGAAGCTCGGAAATGTTGCAAGGGACTGCAACTACTGGGGAATGCCACTTCTTGCCATGATGTACCCCCGTGGAAAAGACATTAGCAATCCGCATGACCCTGAACTTGTGGCTCATGCTGCAAGAGTGGGTGCCGAACTTGGTGCGGATGTCATTAAAACCAACTACACCGGAGATGTTGATTCTTTCAAAGATGTGGTTCTGGGTTGCCCTGTACCCGTGGTCATTGCAGGAGGACCGAAGACAAACACTGATGAAGAGTTCCTTGAAATGATCGAGGGTGCCATCGAAGCCGGTGCCAGGGGTGTTGCCATCGGAAGAAATGTGTTCCAGCACGACAACCCTACAAAAATTACAAAAGCCATAACGGAGATAGTGCACCATAAAACTTCAGTTGAAGAAGCACTGGAAATCCTGAAATGA
- a CDS encoding gas vesicle protein GvpD, whose amino-acid sequence MDIKSTGMPGLDEILGGGIPTTSTVLIAGNPGTGRTTLGIQSLCYASKEGEKVLYVCPTTKSEASIRETLSQYDFYEESLNIRTYNISSVERDPLTMLVDLGNAVASLNPDRILIDPVTPIGFGFPEAERRRFMYSLNSAMNDWNAIVYLTGTMSTQEMCRSVITDIVDGVIYLSQKIGRVNTDRRLRVIKFSGLSYLNGEHFFEASSSGVSIYPRIEIPFSRPDWNSERIGFGIDKLEKLMGGGLFRQSSTLLAGNTGTGRTIFGLQFILDGAMKGEPGIISSFEETPEEIRYYAENLGYDLKELEDKDLVRIFHMAPSEINPCKHAIKLKEHIETIGAKRVVIDDISGFENAFGVCAEKREHLSNLIRLFKALDITSVLIGGNMAPGSDLLVSEIPVSSFVDNLILLRNLEIDDEIKKALYILKMHGSNHEKRLVEYNIDSDGIHIGEFLKDM is encoded by the coding sequence TTGGATATAAAATCTACAGGTATGCCCGGCCTGGATGAAATACTGGGGGGCGGAATTCCCACAACCTCAACAGTGCTCATAGCAGGCAACCCCGGCACCGGAAGAACGACACTTGGAATCCAGAGCCTGTGCTATGCATCAAAGGAAGGGGAAAAGGTACTGTATGTATGCCCCACAACCAAATCAGAAGCATCCATCCGTGAGACACTGTCCCAGTATGACTTCTATGAAGAAAGTCTGAATATCCGCACATACAATATCAGTTCGGTGGAAAGGGACCCCCTGACCATGCTGGTAGACCTCGGAAATGCAGTTGCATCCCTGAATCCTGACAGAATTCTTATCGATCCTGTAACTCCCATAGGTTTCGGATTTCCCGAAGCAGAAAGAAGGAGATTCATGTATTCACTGAACTCGGCAATGAACGACTGGAATGCCATCGTATACCTGACCGGGACAATGAGTACGCAGGAGATGTGCAGATCGGTTATAACCGATATTGTTGATGGTGTGATATATCTCTCCCAGAAGATCGGACGTGTAAATACCGACCGGCGTCTGAGGGTTATAAAGTTCAGTGGCCTGAGCTACCTTAATGGAGAGCATTTCTTTGAAGCATCATCCTCAGGTGTAAGCATTTACCCCAGAATAGAGATTCCTTTTTCCAGACCCGACTGGAATTCGGAAAGGATTGGTTTTGGAATAGACAAACTGGAAAAGCTGATGGGAGGAGGTCTGTTCAGGCAGTCATCCACATTGCTTGCGGGTAATACCGGTACCGGCCGGACCATCTTTGGTTTGCAGTTCATTCTTGACGGTGCAATGAAAGGTGAGCCAGGAATTATAAGCAGTTTTGAAGAGACACCTGAAGAGATCCGATACTATGCCGAAAACCTGGGTTATGATCTGAAAGAGCTGGAAGATAAAGACCTTGTCAGAATATTCCATATGGCTCCATCGGAGATCAATCCGTGCAAACATGCCATTAAACTTAAAGAACACATCGAGACCATCGGTGCAAAAAGGGTGGTAATTGATGACATATCAGGATTTGAAAATGCTTTCGGGGTTTGTGCTGAAAAGCGGGAACACCTTTCAAATCTTATCAGATTGTTCAAAGCCCTGGATATCACATCCGTGCTGATAGGCGGCAATATGGCCCCTGGAAGCGACCTTCTGGTATCCGAAATACCCGTTTCGTCGTTTGTTGACAATCTTATACTCCTTCGGAACCTGGAGATAGATGATGAGATTAAAAAAGCTCTCTATATTCTCAAAATGCACGGCAGCAATCATGAAAAACGCCTTGTCGAGTACAACATAGATTCTGACGGGATACATATTGGTGAATTCCTCAAAGATATGTAA
- a CDS encoding GMP synthase subunit A — protein MRELKILVINNYGQFCHLIHRSVRDLDMDTKIVPNTTPIEEILDEEPDGLILSGGPTMERSGMCSEYLESIDKPVLGICLGHQLIAKTFGGEVGPGASGGYAAIKIEIVDEDELLKGLGPTMSVWASHADEVASLPEDFIQLARSDICEYEAMRHVERPIFGVQWHPEVAHTEKGEKLLENFLEICETY, from the coding sequence ATGAGAGAATTAAAGATTCTTGTTATCAATAACTATGGGCAGTTCTGCCACCTTATCCACCGTTCAGTAAGGGATCTGGACATGGATACTAAGATTGTTCCAAACACGACACCCATTGAGGAAATCCTTGACGAGGAACCCGACGGGCTGATACTCAGCGGGGGTCCTACAATGGAAAGGTCCGGAATGTGTTCCGAATATCTTGAGAGCATTGACAAGCCTGTACTCGGTATCTGCCTAGGTCACCAGCTAATAGCAAAGACCTTTGGTGGAGAGGTTGGTCCGGGTGCTTCCGGCGGATATGCGGCAATCAAGATTGAAATCGTGGATGAAGATGAGCTTCTGAAAGGACTTGGTCCCACAATGTCTGTCTGGGCATCACATGCGGATGAGGTAGCGAGTCTGCCCGAAGATTTCATACAGCTTGCAAGGTCGGATATCTGTGAGTATGAGGCAATGAGGCATGTGGAAAGGCCGATCTTTGGTGTGCAGTGGCATCCAGAAGTCGCACATACGGAAAAAGGAGAAAAATTACTGGAAAATTTCCTTGAGATATGTGAGACTTATTAA
- a CDS encoding signal recognition particle protein Srp54 codes for MVMDKLGNSLQDALKKLVKSGRIDERTVNEVVKDIQRALLQSDVNVKLVMEMSKHIKERALKEEVPSGMSPREHVIRIVYQELINIIGESTDVPLKPQTIMMIGLQGSGKTTTSAKLARYFQRKGLKPAVICADTFRPGAYQQLKTLCDKLNVAFYGEEGNPDAVGIVERGLKEVQKYDVIVVDTAGRHSLESDLIVEMENIHAVAKPDYKLLVLDGAIGQQASEQARAFNESVGISGVVITKLDGTAKGGGALSAVSETNSSIAFIGVGETPNDLERFEPDRFISRLLGMGDIKSLIEKAEEALGDEELDVQSMMTGRFTLKDMYKQLESLNKMGPMKQIMQMLPLGGMGAKIPEDAYQVTGDKLQRYRVLMDSMTEEEMLNPRLIGSSRIKRIAMGSGCTGDDVRELLKYHKMMQTAMKGFRGGKFNMQKMMKKMGM; via the coding sequence ATGGTAATGGATAAATTAGGAAATTCCTTGCAGGATGCCCTTAAGAAACTGGTAAAATCCGGACGTATCGATGAACGCACTGTGAACGAGGTAGTCAAGGATATCCAGAGAGCTTTGCTCCAGTCCGATGTTAATGTAAAACTGGTCATGGAGATGTCAAAGCACATCAAAGAGCGTGCCCTTAAGGAAGAGGTTCCCTCCGGGATGAGTCCCAGGGAACATGTGATCAGGATAGTCTATCAGGAACTTATTAACATCATCGGCGAAAGTACCGATGTTCCCCTAAAGCCCCAGACAATAATGATGATAGGTTTGCAGGGTAGTGGTAAGACAACAACCTCTGCCAAGCTTGCCCGCTATTTCCAGAGAAAAGGTCTCAAACCTGCGGTGATCTGTGCCGACACATTCCGTCCCGGTGCCTATCAGCAGCTAAAGACACTCTGTGACAAACTCAACGTTGCGTTCTATGGAGAAGAAGGTAACCCCGACGCAGTAGGAATCGTTGAGAGGGGTCTCAAAGAGGTCCAGAAATACGATGTTATCGTGGTGGATACAGCCGGACGTCACTCCCTTGAAAGCGATCTGATCGTCGAGATGGAGAACATACATGCCGTTGCAAAGCCTGACTACAAATTGCTGGTACTTGATGGTGCTATCGGACAGCAGGCAAGCGAACAGGCCCGCGCCTTCAATGAGTCAGTGGGCATATCAGGCGTGGTCATCACCAAACTGGACGGTACGGCAAAGGGTGGTGGTGCGCTTTCCGCAGTATCCGAGACAAACTCATCCATAGCTTTCATCGGTGTCGGAGAGACACCAAACGATCTTGAACGCTTCGAGCCGGACAGGTTCATTTCCAGGCTTCTGGGAATGGGTGATATCAAAAGCCTGATAGAAAAGGCAGAAGAAGCCCTCGGAGATGAGGAACTCGATGTCCAGTCCATGATGACCGGACGCTTCACCCTCAAGGATATGTACAAGCAGCTTGAAAGCCTCAATAAGATGGGACCCATGAAGCAGATAATGCAGATGCTGCCCCTGGGTGGAATGGGTGCGAAAATACCCGAGGACGCTTATCAGGTTACCGGGGACAAGCTCCAGCGCTACAGGGTTCTCATGGATTCAATGACAGAGGAAGAGATGCTAAATCCGAGACTTATCGGTAGCTCACGCATCAAGAGGATTGCAATGGGCTCCGGATGTACCGGTGATGATGTAAGAGAGCTTCTCAAGTATCACAAGATGATGCAGACCGCTATGAAAGGATTCCGTGGTGGTAAGTTCAATATGCAAAAAATGATGAAGAAAATGGGTATGTGA
- a CDS encoding DMT family transporter — translation MELSTVVFGLGAAVSWGAGDFSGGVATKRTGVLAVVIVSQIVGAILLAFSALLIGENIPSTQDMLWGALGGISGGIGLLALYHALSVSKMGVVAPVTAVSSALVPVAFGITIEGLPAGTQMLGFIFAFIGVWFISREGDTSRIKMDGLKLPLLAGLGFGFFMIFIDRIQGDAILWPLVGARVASLAMYFLAALYLRKTELPTITHLPLMILAGILDTGGNLFYALAAQAGRLDVAAVLTSLYPAVTVLLAWILLKEHLTGRQWFGVFSVMIAVLLIA, via the coding sequence ATGGAACTTTCTACCGTTGTATTCGGACTCGGAGCTGCAGTATCATGGGGTGCAGGCGATTTCAGCGGAGGAGTTGCTACAAAGCGCACAGGCGTACTTGCGGTTGTGATCGTATCCCAGATCGTAGGAGCTATATTGCTAGCATTTTCTGCGTTGCTCATCGGAGAGAACATACCATCCACACAGGACATGCTGTGGGGAGCTCTGGGAGGTATTTCCGGAGGCATCGGGCTGCTTGCACTGTATCATGCCCTGTCGGTCTCAAAAATGGGAGTTGTCGCACCCGTAACAGCAGTATCCAGTGCTCTGGTCCCCGTTGCTTTTGGTATAACAATAGAAGGACTGCCTGCAGGTACCCAGATGCTGGGTTTTATCTTCGCGTTCATTGGTGTCTGGTTCATTTCAAGGGAAGGAGATACATCAAGAATAAAGATGGATGGGCTGAAGCTTCCTTTGCTTGCAGGCCTGGGTTTTGGCTTTTTTATGATCTTCATTGACAGGATACAGGGAGATGCCATCCTCTGGCCCCTTGTGGGAGCAAGGGTTGCATCCCTTGCAATGTACTTCCTCGCAGCCTTATACCTGAGAAAGACAGAACTGCCTACCATCACACATCTTCCGCTAATGATACTTGCAGGCATATTAGATACGGGAGGAAATCTGTTCTATGCCCTTGCAGCTCAGGCAGGAAGGCTTGATGTAGCAGCTGTTCTTACGTCACTATATCCCGCTGTAACGGTGCTTCTTGCGTGGATACTCCTGAAAGAGCACCTGACCGGAAGACAGTGGTTTGGCGTATTTTCCGTGATGATCGCCGTCTTGCTTATAGCCTGA
- a CDS encoding phosphoribosyltransferase — protein MALPDKFKCVVTNWDYIYDLCREVSDQIKRSGYEPDMIIALARGGWFAGRVMCDFLGLDDLTSLKIEHYVGTALAGDEPKIKYPLADNAVEGKNILIVDDITDTGKSLTHSIEYVKEQGPKEIRTATLQYLDSSEHDPDYCGERLEEWAWVVFPWNFIEDMTDLISTLMTKEDREMWDIPSIRHGLYMYHSLDSFAFEIAQPGRLPEIMAEMNRRGIVKSVSEDGNQYWKLD, from the coding sequence ATGGCATTACCTGATAAATTCAAATGTGTTGTTACAAACTGGGACTACATCTATGATCTCTGCAGAGAGGTCTCAGATCAGATAAAACGCTCCGGTTACGAACCGGATATGATAATCGCCCTTGCAAGGGGTGGATGGTTTGCAGGTCGTGTGATGTGTGACTTCTTGGGACTTGATGACCTTACCAGCCTGAAGATCGAGCACTATGTAGGCACGGCACTTGCAGGCGATGAACCAAAGATCAAGTATCCGCTGGCTGACAATGCAGTTGAGGGAAAGAACATACTCATCGTTGACGATATCACAGATACCGGTAAGAGCCTGACGCATTCGATCGAGTATGTGAAGGAGCAGGGACCAAAGGAAATAAGAACCGCTACCCTGCAGTATCTTGACTCTTCAGAACATGATCCAGATTATTGTGGTGAGCGTCTTGAAGAATGGGCATGGGTAGTTTTCCCGTGGAACTTTATCGAAGACATGACCGACCTGATCTCAACTCTGATGACAAAAGAGGACAGGGAGATGTGGGATATTCCTTCTATCAGGCACGGGCTTTACATGTATCACTCACTTGATTCCTTCGCGTTCGAGATCGCCCAGCCCGGCAGGCTTCCCGAGATCATGGCTGAGATGAACCGCAGGGGAATTGTTAAATCAGTGTCTGAAGATGGAAATCAGTACTGGAAACTTGACTGA